Proteins co-encoded in one Dreissena polymorpha isolate Duluth1 chromosome 12, UMN_Dpol_1.0, whole genome shotgun sequence genomic window:
- the LOC127852908 gene encoding uncharacterized protein LOC127852908 codes for MKAIEESEKLEAAENFKQHVINAQKERELYNDSVKRAKETCILSSDKRTNHYTFDFSKNVSIPHFSRQMGPIYFMSLRKVQIFGVRIDGLPKQLNFLIDESETMGIDGTKTHGPNAVISMLDMVLDTHGRGESTCSIHADNCPGQNKNRYLIGYFTWRVMTGRHDVIEYHMQIPGHARCLVDSGFGHLKKLYRRSNIETMDSLTQMVNMSSASNEAVRYPAWNWRDWKGFLSRLFCPVPAIRQYQYFRMTTEEPGVVTIRTRVGCPEVKVTVTMDGVHIPYQQPQIVEAKGLSRNRQEYLYKVVRPYLSDANKDATCPCPETSL; via the exons ATGAAGGCAATAGAAGAGAGTGAAAAGTTAGAGGCTGCCGAAAACTTCAAACAACATGTGATAAATGCCCAAAAAGAAAGAGAACTTTATAATGACAGTGTAAAGCGTGCCAAGGAAACATGCATATTAAGTTCTGATAAAAGAACAAACCACTATACTTTTGATTTTAGTAAAAATGTATCCATTCCTCACTTCTCGCGGCAAATGGGGCCAATTTATTTCATGTCCCTTCGCAAAGTACAGATTTTTGGTGTACGGATAGATGGACTGCCTAAACAGCTCAATTTTTTGATTGATGAAAGTGAAACTATGGGcatagatggtaccaaaacacacGGACCCAATGCTGTCATCTCGATGCTGGATATGGTGCTAGACACCCACGGGCGTGGTGAATCGACATGCTCCATCCATGCGGATAATTGTCCag GTCAGAACAAGAACCGCTACCTCATTGGCTATTTCACATGGCGTGTGATGACCGGCAGACATGACGTGATAGAATACCACATGCAAATACCAGGACATGCCAGGTGTCTGGTTGACAGTGGATTTGGGCATTTAAAGAAACTTTACAG GAGGTCGAACATTGAGACAATGGACTCATTGACCCAGATGGTGAATATGTCCTCAGCATCCAATGAAGCAGTGAGGTATCCGGCATGGAACTGGCGGGATTGGAAAGGGTTTTTGTCCCGACTGTTTTGTCCTGTACCAGCGATAAG acaatatcAGTACTTCCGCATGACGACGGAAGAGCCAGGTGTGGTCACAATTCGCACGAGAGTGGGATGTCcagaggtcaaggttacagtgactatGGATGGCGTCCATATTCCATACCAACAACCGCAGATTGTAGAGGCCAAAGGACTCAGCCGAAACAGACAGGAGTACTTGTACAAAGTTGTCAGGCCATATCTCAGCGATGCTAACAAGGATGCTACTTGCCCATGCCCAGAAACATCACTATAG